CACCGCCGCCTCGCTCACCTTGGGGTGATCGAGCAGCGCGTTCTCGATCTCGCCCGCGCCGATCCGGTAGCCGCCCGACTTGATCATGTCGATGGAGGCCCGGCCCACGATCCGGTGTACGCCATCGGCCTCGTCGACGGCCGCGATGTCCCCCGTACGGAACCACCCGTCCTCCGTGTACGCGGCGGCCGTGGCCTCCGGCCGGCCCAGGTACCCGGAGAACAGTGTCGGCCCGGTGAGCTGGAGCTCGCCGATCTCCGCGCCCGCCTCCGCCGCGATCCGCGTACGGATGCCGGTGAGCGGGGTGCCGACCGTACCCGGCCGCACCTCCCCGCCCGCGCGCCCGCTGACGGTGATCAGCGTCTCGGTCATCCCGTACCGCTCCACGGGCCGCAATCCGGTCAGCCGCTCCAGGTCCCGGAACACCGGCGCGGGCAGCGCGGCGCTCCCGGACACCAGCAGCCGGGCCCCGCCGAGCGCGGCGGCGGCCTCCGGTGCGCCCGCGATGCGGGACCACACGGTCGGCACCCCGAAGTACAGGCTCCCGCCGGCCTGCGCGTAGGCCTCGGGGGTGGGCCGACCGGTGTGCACGAGACGGCTGCCGGTGCGCAGGGCGCCGAGCACACCGAGCACCAGCCCGTGCACGTGGAACAGCGGCAGCCCGTGCACGAGGGTGTCCTCGGCGCTCCACTGCCAGGCCTCGGCGAGGGCGTCGAGGTCGGCGGCGACGGCCTCGGCGGTGAGGACGACACCCTTGGGCGGCCCGGTGGTGCCGGAGGTGTAGAGGATCAGCGCGGGCCGGCCGGAGACCACGGAAGAGCCCGCGTACTGACCGCGCCGGTCGAAGTCCACGTCGACGAGCACCGCACCGGAGTCCCGCAGGATGTGCTCGCGCTCGGCCGGCCCCGCGTCGGGCGGCAGCGGTACGAAGGGCACCCCGGCCAGCAACCCGCCGACCACAGCGGCGACGGTCTCCAGGGAAGCGGTAGCGGTCACCGCGAAGGCGGGCGCCCCGGCGACATCGGCCGCCACCGCCCGGGCCGCACCGAGCAACTCCTCGTAGGAAGCGGCCCGCCCGGCCACCCGCAGGGCGTCGGGCCGGTCTCCGTGAACACCGGTGAGCGCGGTCAGCACTGTCTCCCCCTACACAACGTGGCCAAGGCCGAGCAAGCACCAGCGTACGACCACACCCACCCAGCCCCGCGGACCTTCGAACCGCCCCACCCGTCAGCACGCGAGGCGAATCCAGCCCCGCCGGCGTGTGGGGCGCGGGGTCCG
This Streptomyces sp. NBC_00435 DNA region includes the following protein-coding sequences:
- a CDS encoding AMP-binding protein, giving the protein MLTALTGVHGDRPDALRVAGRAASYEELLGAARAVAADVAGAPAFAVTATASLETVAAVVGGLLAGVPFVPLPPDAGPAEREHILRDSGAVLVDVDFDRRGQYAGSSVVSGRPALILYTSGTTGPPKGVVLTAEAVAADLDALAEAWQWSAEDTLVHGLPLFHVHGLVLGVLGALRTGSRLVHTGRPTPEAYAQAGGSLYFGVPTVWSRIAGAPEAAAALGGARLLVSGSAALPAPVFRDLERLTGLRPVERYGMTETLITVSGRAGGEVRPGTVGTPLTGIRTRIAAEAGAEIGELQLTGPTLFSGYLGRPEATAAAYTEDGWFRTGDIAAVDEADGVHRIVGRASIDMIKSGGYRIGAGEIENALLDHPKVSEAAVVGLPDVDLGQRIVAFVVAEGVTGRELTDFVAAHLSVHKRPREVRFVAAIPRNAMGKPQKKLLLTADG